A stretch of the Argentina anserina chromosome 6, drPotAnse1.1, whole genome shotgun sequence genome encodes the following:
- the LOC126796951 gene encoding uncharacterized protein LOC126796951 — MAPFSILLCFVATIAITGANASAAATRRRLDAELPNGHFELSPSSSNLNKTVIIGRYSLPKWEIDGLVEYISGGPQPGSFYFHVARGVHAIRLGNEASISQNVNVNPGSFYSLTFSTTRTCAQDEALNISVPGQSTELPIQTLYSSNGGDTYAWAFKATSKVVKVTFHNPGIQEEPTCGPLLDAIAIKEMVLPQKYIRGNLVKNGGFENGPHVFKRFSTGVLLPPQLLDKISPLPGWIIESLKPVKYVDRKHFSVPGGSAAIELVAGRESAIAQIIRTLPNKFYNLTFTIGDAKNACQGSMIVEAFAGKETLKARYVSKGKGGFRTVSFKFQAISSRTRITFYSAHYHTKLHDYGHMCGPVLDNVIVFPSH, encoded by the exons ATGGCTCCTTTCTCTATCCTTCTTTGCTTTGTGGCCACTATCGCTATCACCGGTGCTAATGCTTCTGCAGCTGCTACTCGACGTCGTCTTGATG CGGAACTACCAAATGGACACTTCGAATTATCGCCCAGTTCCTCCAACCTAAACAAAACAGTCATCATCGGCAGATACTCACTCCCAAAGTGGGAGATCGACGGACTGGTGGAGTACATCTCAGGCGGGCCTCAGCCAGGTAGCTTCTACTTTCACGTCGCGCGCGGAGTCCATGCCATAAGGCTTGGCAATGAGGCCTCCATTTCTCAGAACGTCAATGTCAACCCTGGCTCATTTTACTCCCTCACATTTAGCACTACAAGGACTTGTGCTCAAGATGAAGCGCTCAATATCTCAGTACCGGGTCAGTCTACAGAGCTTCCCATTCAGACATTGTACAGCAGCAATGGGGGTGACACTTATGCATGGGCCTTTAAGGCAACTTCCAAGGTTGTTAAGGTTACGTTTCACAACCCCGGGATTCAAGAGGAGCCAACTTGCGGTCCTCTGTTAGATGCTATCGCAATCAAGGAAATGGTGCTTCCTCAGAAGTATATAAGAG GTAATCTAGTAAAGAATGGTGGCTTTGAAAACGGTCCTCATGTGTTTAAGAGATTCTCAACTGGAGTCCTCCTCCCTCCACAGTTACTGGACAAAATCTCACCGCTACCCGGATGGATCATCGAATCCCTAAAACCTGTGAAGTACGTCGACAGGAAACACTTCTCAGTTCCTGGCGGATCCGCAGCAATTGAATTGGTTGCAGGAAGAGAGAGTGCCATTGCTCAAATTATTAGAACGCTTCCAAACAAATTTTACAACCTTACATTCACAATTGGAGATGCCAAGAATGCTTGTCAAGGATCGATGATAGTTGAAGCCTTTGCTGGTAAGGAAACCCTAAAAGCTCGTTATGTGTCTAAAGGCAAGGGTGGATTTAGAACTGTGAGCTTCAAGTTCCAAGCAATTTCCTCCAGAACTAGAATAACATTTTACAGTGCACATTATCACACGAAGCTTCATGATTATGGTCATATGTGCGGCCCTGTCTTAGACAATGTCATTGTTTTTCCAAGTCACTAA